The Acetomicrobium sp. S15 = DSM 107314 genome has a segment encoding these proteins:
- a CDS encoding phage tail protein — MAEAVVINRFREKIARHMYNESPLPRIRFMAFGDGGHNSDLSPKAMDPARESLYNERLRKELNNIMQEDSMSVTGIGRLERDELVGAQISEIGLLDANGDLIGFRCFSPKIKDVDETYEVELKIRF, encoded by the coding sequence ATGGCTGAGGCCGTGGTAATAAACCGGTTTAGGGAAAAAATAGCAAGGCACATGTATAACGAAAGCCCGCTACCCAGGATTAGATTCATGGCTTTTGGTGATGGGGGACATAATTCTGATTTGAGCCCTAAAGCCATGGACCCGGCGCGCGAAAGCCTTTATAACGAAAGGCTGAGAAAGGAACTCAACAATATAATGCAAGAAGATTCCATGAGCGTTACGGGTATTGGCAGGCTTGAAAGGGACGAGCTGGTCGGTGCACAAATATCGGAGATAGGGTTGTTGGACGCTAACGGAGACCTTATAGGATTTAGGTGCTTTTCCCCAAAAATCAAGGACGTGGATGAAACATATGAAGTAGAGTTAAAAATCAGATTCTAA
- a CDS encoding glycoside hydrolase family 108 protein, protein MRFEDVFRIVLNVEGGYSNNPDDRGGETNLGVTEGTLRSAQAKGWVSKDITIKTLKTEHARIIYKKGYWDPIRGDLLPEPLDLILFDCAINHGPGGAVKLLQEALNSILVGTPLVVDGALGPKTFAALVELLEIDKRLTDENPNVEPHFLLRYLCVDVLMNRTELFDWLVDRNESQQKFLRGWIHQRVVRLAEKAGLEQ, encoded by the coding sequence ATGAGATTTGAGGATGTATTTCGAATCGTTCTGAATGTCGAAGGAGGATACAGTAACAACCCTGACGATAGGGGTGGCGAAACCAACCTTGGTGTGACGGAAGGAACGTTGCGATCCGCTCAAGCGAAAGGGTGGGTGTCAAAGGACATAACTATCAAAACCCTGAAAACAGAACATGCCAGAATCATTTATAAAAAGGGTTATTGGGATCCAATTCGAGGAGACCTTCTTCCGGAACCGCTTGATTTGATTCTCTTCGATTGCGCGATCAACCACGGGCCAGGCGGAGCCGTGAAACTTCTTCAGGAAGCCTTGAACTCGATACTCGTCGGGACGCCGCTCGTCGTCGATGGTGCATTGGGTCCGAAAACGTTTGCCGCCCTGGTGGAGCTCCTTGAGATCGACAAGCGCCTTACGGACGAGAACCCGAACGTCGAGCCACATTTTCTGCTCCGATACCTGTGTGTCGATGTCCTCATGAACCGAACCGAGTTGTTCGATTGGCTTGTGGACCGTAACGAGTCTCAGCAGAAATTTC
- the avd gene encoding diversity-generating retroelement protein Avd, with protein MGNELKILQKTYDMIQYGYICLRQYPKSERHTLAAETKLAMFKLLEAIITANKHYYKIKAIQVADVQLNILHYYVRLAKDLQFLPVKKYENWSKMSSEIGRMIGGWLKSARQISGGRP; from the coding sequence TTGGGCAACGAATTGAAAATCCTACAAAAAACTTATGACATGATCCAGTATGGATATATTTGCTTACGACAATATCCTAAAAGTGAAAGACATACTCTGGCTGCTGAAACTAAACTTGCGATGTTTAAGCTACTTGAGGCTATTATAACAGCTAATAAGCATTACTACAAAATAAAAGCTATACAAGTAGCCGATGTTCAACTGAATATCCTGCATTATTATGTTCGACTGGCCAAGGATTTACAATTTCTGCCCGTAAAAAAATACGAAAACTGGTCGAAAATGTCTTCGGAAATTGGAAGAATGATAGGTGGTTGGTTAAAATCGGCCAGACAGATTTCTGGGGGTAGGCCGTAA
- a CDS encoding SUMF1/EgtB/PvdO family nonheme iron enzyme, which yields MPIIFTKDTLRSSVEAATGGQVTVLYDDMGYPSYMVRIPKFNLEDIDPVYGSGVHPAFKTGGIEKPEIFIGAYQSKVYDGRACSLPNVDPTTYINYDNAKAACNAKGGGWHLMTNWEWAAIALWCIKNNFQPRGNTNYGRSHEATYETGRRQDGRTPGNTTGEARILAGSGPAAWRHNNTFAGIADMVGNVSEWVGGLKLVDGKIYMPSDNNLNMLEEDWPDTNVRFNSSASGDESSSGDIGDPIISDAITAYAGPVGNDSNNYGYTYITNWKNLTKKADYTIPSLMLQAAIAPITLADGTYSMDPKGALWVRNYGSRFPLRGGSWLYGSNAGLFALYMYYSRSSSPYHIGFRVAFVG from the coding sequence ATGCCTATTATTTTCACGAAGGATACTCTGAGGTCGTCTGTCGAAGCTGCTACGGGTGGGCAGGTGACGGTATTGTACGATGATATGGGATACCCGAGCTATATGGTGAGAATTCCTAAATTCAACCTCGAGGATATCGACCCCGTCTATGGAAGTGGCGTACATCCAGCTTTTAAAACAGGAGGAATAGAAAAACCGGAGATCTTCATCGGTGCATATCAGAGCAAGGTCTATGATGGCAGAGCATGTTCGTTGCCAAACGTGGATCCGACGACATACATAAATTATGATAATGCTAAGGCCGCATGTAACGCCAAAGGTGGCGGATGGCATTTAATGACTAATTGGGAGTGGGCTGCCATTGCGTTGTGGTGCATCAAGAATAATTTTCAACCTCGTGGGAATACGAATTATGGAAGGTCTCATGAGGCAACCTACGAAACTGGAAGGAGGCAAGATGGTAGAACTCCTGGAAATACCACAGGAGAGGCCAGAATCCTGGCAGGATCGGGCCCGGCGGCATGGAGGCACAATAACACATTCGCCGGAATCGCTGATATGGTGGGAAATGTCTCGGAGTGGGTAGGGGGCCTGAAATTAGTTGATGGGAAAATCTACATGCCTTCCGATAACAATTTAAATATGCTTGAAGAAGATTGGCCGGATACAAACGTTCGATTTAACTCATCGGCATCAGGCGATGAAAGCAGTAGTGGAGATATAGGAGACCCAATAATTTCAGATGCCATAACTGCTTATGCCGGGCCTGTGGGAAATGATTCAAACAACTATGGATATACATATATTACCAATTGGAAAAATCTGACCAAAAAAGCTGATTATACGATACCATCGCTGATGCTGCAGGCCGCTATCGCGCCTATTACATTGGCAGATGGCACATATTCGATGGATCCTAAGGGTGCCTTATGGGTACGGAATTATGGATCCCGATTTCCGCTCCGTGGCGGGAGCTGGCTCTACGGCTCGAATGCCGGTCTGTTTGCTCTTTACATGTACTACTCCCGCTCGAGCTCGCCCTACCACATTGGGTTCCGTGTGGCTTTTGTTGGGTAA
- a CDS encoding reverse transcriptase/maturase family protein, whose translation MKKLKQLYPKIYAFENLLGAYVNARKCKRFRNEVMAFTDNLEENLICIQEDLMQKTYRVGKYKEFFVYDPKMRLIMALPFRDRVVQWAIYRVLNPLLDKRYIYDSYACRIGYGIHRATDRLQYWLRYLSRKHKRVYALKLDISKYFYRIDHDVLMEILSRIIADKDLLWLLERIIRSENTKFGISLGDHCFNNERLSKIGMPIGNLTSQMFANLYLNELDQYAKHELKTQYYIRYMDDIIILHPDKIHLQYIKTKIDLFINNQLHLSLNNKTSIHIVNQGIDFCGYRVWATHKKLRKKTALKMKRRLKALQRAYAQWRINFTEVNASVQSYFGLLKHCDSYNLRVKLCSDMVFRRENNE comes from the coding sequence ATGAAGAAACTTAAACAATTATATCCAAAAATCTATGCTTTCGAAAATCTTCTCGGAGCATATGTCAATGCTCGCAAATGCAAAAGGTTCAGAAATGAAGTAATGGCCTTCACGGACAATCTGGAAGAAAATCTTATTTGCATCCAAGAGGATCTCATGCAAAAAACCTATAGGGTTGGGAAATATAAGGAATTTTTTGTTTATGATCCTAAAATGCGCCTGATTATGGCGCTACCCTTCAGAGATAGAGTGGTGCAATGGGCTATCTATAGGGTCCTAAACCCACTCTTGGATAAGCGTTATATCTATGACAGTTATGCTTGCAGGATCGGTTACGGAATCCATAGAGCCACTGATAGGCTACAGTATTGGCTTCGATATTTATCGAGAAAACATAAAAGAGTTTATGCCCTTAAGCTGGATATCAGCAAATATTTTTATAGGATCGACCATGATGTGTTAATGGAAATACTTAGCCGCATAATTGCTGACAAAGACCTCTTGTGGCTTTTGGAGAGGATTATTAGATCAGAGAACACAAAATTCGGTATATCGCTCGGAGATCATTGCTTCAATAACGAAAGACTTAGCAAGATAGGAATGCCTATAGGCAACCTTACAAGCCAAATGTTCGCAAATCTTTATCTTAACGAGCTTGATCAATACGCAAAGCACGAATTGAAGACACAATATTACATTCGCTATATGGATGATATTATTATCTTGCATCCTGACAAAATACATCTGCAATATATAAAAACTAAAATAGATTTATTTATAAACAATCAATTACATTTAAGCCTTAACAACAAAACCTCTATTCACATTGTGAACCAAGGCATTGATTTTTGCGGCTATAGAGTATGGGCAACCCATAAAAAACTACGTAAAAAAACAGCCTTAAAGATGAAACGACGTCTAAAGGCTCTACAACGCGCATATGCTCAATGGAGAATCAACTTCACTGAAGTTAATGCGAGTGTACAATCATATTTCGGATTATTAAAACATTGTGATAGTTATAACTTAAGGGTTAAGTTATGCAGTGATATGGTTTTTAGGCGAGAAAATAATGAATAA